The genomic region GTGTGGAGCATTAAATCCTTCCCAGTAAGAAACCAATTACAGATGCTCAGCAATGCTGAGAGAAAGCATCTCTATGTTTTATGAAGACCTTTGTCATTTTATGTATTTCTGACAAGAGTTTGATGTTTGAGTCTGTGAATCTGAGCTCTGGTGTCGTCGGCAGGGTGGAAAGGAGTTTCTGATACGCGCTCACTTCGGCCTGCCGAGCGTGGAGAACGACGAGATGGAGGGAAGGCCTCCGATCACCGTCAAGTTCGAGATCCCGTATTTCACAGTGTCGGGCATCCAGGTGCGAGGCTGACTTTGCATGTGCATTTGCATGTGTTCGTATTCGCTGTCACTCTTTTTACACTCATGTCATAACGCTTAACGTTCTAAAGGTCAGAAGTGATAACTGCATGATCCGCTCTGAAACTCATGTCTCAGCAAATCTAAAGTTTGTTTGTATTCGGAAGGTGCGGTACATGAAGATAATTGAGAAGAGCGGCTATCAGGCGCTGCCGTGGGTCCGCTACATCACACAGAGCGGAGGTGAGCAGCATTTTAACGAGTGGGGTTTTTGTTATATTTGATTAGGCATTCTTATATAAATAAGTAAGTATTAATGTAAAAAATGCATATGCTCAATcacttaatattatatttatatatacatagaagaaaaaaagCTGTATCCATCAGGTACTGTATCTCTCTAATTGAATATTAGTGCAATATTTTTCTACTTTCCTGCAGAAATCACAAAGCAGGTTTTATCAAAGACTACGTTTAGCAGATCAGATGATGCCAAGAGGATAATTGTTATTAATGATCATGTCTGTTTGTGTTTTCAGATTACCAGCTGAGGACAAACAGCTAATGAGACACATGATTGTGACTGAGAACTGCACAGCAATTTTTATGGAAGTATATGAAATGTTTCTGCCTCTGTTATTAATCGATTTTATCCTGTGAGAATttcattagaaaaaaatattattgtataAATTGTTGACGTTGAATGTAAACACACTCAGCATTTCAATCACAATGTGTTTTCAAAAGTGTTTTTTGCAGCAACTCGTGAAATATGTTGTCAATCATTTCTGTTTCATACTGCAATAAAAAGAATATATTTGTCCTCAAATGACTGCTATATACGCGAATAAGTGTGTTATTATTGCTGATGACAGATGAGTGCGTGTGCCCGCTCTTTTCTACACTCGCTCTCTCAGGCAGTGAATGAACGCAACAGTTTACAAATAAACCTTCTCAAATCGCCCGCCTTCTGCGCTCTGCCTTCTCATTGGTCGCTGGCGGAGTTGCCACGGCGATACTGTAGCAACGCCTATCAGCACTCCTCCCTTTTGTCCAATTATGGCAGGCGCGTCGGCGTGTGTGAGAGCTGATTGGCTGAGGGGGGCTCGTCACGCCGCGCTGTTGTCGGTCAGGCGCGCGATGTAAAGGCGCAAAGGCGCTCAGCTCAGCGCGTGTATTCCTGATTGTTTTGACGGATTTGAGTAAACATACAACAGCCAACGGTCGCTCATCCACAGACTGCGACTGACAGAGAAAACGGTAAGCGCTTTAAAAGCTCTTCATGCTGATGCTGTTGTATCAGTTCCTCAGAGAGATTGGCGTTAATGTTGCGCGTCGCTGCTTGTTTCTCAGATCGGATCTTACGTGATCGGTTGATGTCCGTCCAGCTGTTTCAGATGATGGTTCTGGACGGGTTCGGCTGCGGGAAGAGTCTCAGCGCGGCGGCGGCGCAGGGGAATGTGGAGGCGGTTCGGCGGATCCTCCAGGATCATCGGGTCGAGCCGGACACGCTCAATGAGTTCGGGAAAACCGCACTGCAGGTGAAAGGCTCTGTTTCCAAACACACAAATACAGATAGTCTCAGCTGTTTGTTTCGCTTTCCCTTCCGGCCGCGACGACGATGATGATGTCATGATGATCGCTGTCAATCATTGTCTGTGTTTTATTGGATCTGGTCTCAGCTTAGTTTCTGCTGAGAGAACAGTGAGGCTCAATGAGTGCGATTGTGTCTGTGCCGCAGGTGATGATGATGGGCTGCACCAGTGTGGCGTGTGTGTTGCTGGAGCACGGCGCCGACCCCAACCTCCAGGACCGCTGCGGGGTGACCCCGGCGCACGACGCGGCCCGCACGGGCTTCCTGGACACGTTGAGAGTCCTGGTGGACTACGGCGCCTCCGTCAACGTCCCCGACCACAGCGGAGCCCTGCCCATCCACATCGCCATCCGCGAGGGCCACTGGGACGTGGCGGAGTACCTGGCCCCCCTCTCGAACCTGGGGCACCAGGACGGCCGAGGGGCCAATGCGCTGGACGTGGCCCGGGACGCGTGCGCTCTGGAGATGGTGGAGCTTTTAGAGCGCCTGATGGCGACCGGTTCGAATTGAAGAACTGTACGCTTCGATTCACGTGTTTGGGAGCCCTCGCTGCTCGTTAGCAGGttgtaattatataaatatgttgAGATGTATGTTTCGATAGTTGTTAGTTGAACTCCGAATATTAGCTGGAATATGTAGCGCCGGTTTTGCACAGAGCGAATCCCGGCGCCGGATCCGAGAGAGCGGCTCTCCTTCGGTCTCGTGCGGGTTTGCCAGGCACACGTGTAAATAAGTCTTTCTTCAGTGTTTTGCAACACATTTCTGTGCAAAAACTTGAACTgttaacatttttattcttgtgaaATGAATTCTTGACATCCGTGCACTGATGAATTCTCGCTTTGTGCGTAAGTTTGCTCGGAGGGTTTTGCTAACTCTTGTAAATaacattttatgaatttatctgacttatttattgaagaattgTATATTAACGTTtatgtttactgtggtatttcaaatgttatttattaaGGTGTTTAATAAACTGAAAAATCAGTTTGTCTGAATGAACCGTGTCGAAGCTGATGAATCCCTCTTTAAAATCACGAGCAAATAAACACACACTACATGTGGGCACCAGCTGTTGTGCTTTGGAGTCCTGGATCGTTGACCTGTCCCGATTCCCTCCCACCTGTCGGAATCCTGCCCTGacaaaggcaaaaatgccaataataaaatggaaaaaacacaTTTAACATCACAACAATTAAAGCATCAGGCAGCCATTAGATCACGTCACAGATCTTTTATTTCAGGACCAAACTGAAATCTTTTACACGATGTGACATTTACACAGCATTATTGACCAAACAAACACGATGACTAACTACAAACAACTGTCAAATTTGACACTGAACTGATGTGATGAGGGTAACTGTATTCCTCCAGGAGGTGCGCCGGTGTCCGCATGAGCTCAAGGTGACCCTGAACGGCTCGATTACCCGACAGGAATGCGTGCGACTGTACAAGGCAAACATTGTGCTGTCACAGAGCTTCGCTTTGAACAGAAACTCTGCTTTTCTGAGGGTTTTACAACTCAGAGAGGACACACACACAATGGCGGTTTTGTTTGCTCTCTGCATTCAGGCCAAAACCTCAGGGTCGTCCAGAAGCAAAGCCCTCACTGTATCCGCTGCATGTAATCCAGGGTTTCAGGTCAGTTTGTCATTTTAAAGAGTGATTCTCTGTGATGCATCAATTGCTTCTTGAAGTCTGACTCCTCTGCACCAATGTAGGAGCATTAAAACACCTGTTAAAGGTTCAATCATGCCAGCGGTATAACTGTGAGTGTATGACTGAAGCTTATATAAGCTCTCAACAGACTCTTAAATCACACAAACACTATGTTGTGGaggccatttatttatttagaattattaTTGGAGGAAGTCCAATGTACAAAACTTACAAACTAGTACTGTACAACAAAACCTAGTGTCTAAACATTCATAGAACACATTCATCTGTAAACTTACTGACAGACTGGCATATATAGAGAAATATATCAGTGCTGCTCAACTCTTTCTTCATTTAAGTTCTCATCTACATCATACCTTTGCCCATTTCCAGCCATCTTGATGACATCTGCAGCCTTTCAGAAATTAAACTGCTTTACTGACTTCATGAATTTtgctaaatgtaattaaatatagaCAAAATGATCCACGGCTAGGTCCACAGATGCAGATCTAATGCTGCCTGTGAGTTTTGAAAACATGTGAACAACTCATCCACTATAGAGACCTCTCTATCTGAGCAAGAACATGAGGAAGAACATCATGAAGGTCAGAGCTGTTCTCATCAAACCTCACATTCATTTCAGCTGATCTGCCACTAGAGGGAGTCGCTGAAGCTTCAGATGATTCACGGTTCACCGGTTAGTCAAGGTAGATTCTGCTGGTACATATTTAGAATTATTCAAAATATCGCAAATGTATGCATATCCCACAAATATTATCTTTGCACACAACATTCAATCACAACTACTTAAATTATATTCTAGTAGATGTGATTGTGCTAACTTTGAAGTCACAGCTCAGGATCGTCACTAGTGAAGGCTTGAAAGTGTGTGTGTTCCTGTCCTCAGCCAATCAGTGTTGTCATGACATCATTTCCTGCACCTCCACAAAAAACGGTCACATGACATTTACAGCTCAGGTGGTTGGGCGAACTGAACATCCATGAGCAAAGTTTTCTAAGTGTGTGCTTCAACAGATGAAAAGGAATGTTAAGAGGTATAAAGGTAAAGCTACACACACACCTGTGGAAATTTCCAGTCGCTCAGACACACCCACCATCAGCAAACAACACACAGAAGCTTCATTGTTAAGAATTGCATTTCTTTAAAAACTGTCTGCTCTTATCAAGAAACACTACAGAACGGTGTCGGTGTTAGTATCCTGTTGATGCCGGATCACTTCACAGCCGCTTTGTGTTTGGAAGCATCAGTTTTTCCCATAGGGAATTTTAAAAAGTCTTCATTAAAGAGTTTAGTCAGTAACTAAACCAACCAGCTATGAGGTGAATCACAACATGACAAACCTTGATTTGAAACTAATAGATACAAAAAAGGTACAAGACTGTATTTAATGACTTTAATGAGGAAAGAACTGCAATTTCATGAACCACTGCGAATGACAATCCGAAAACTACTATACAACTATTGATTTATAGATGTTATTGTGCATACGTTAACAACATATTTCATGTCTATTGCAAAATGAGCATTAATGCACGAAGAGCGTAGAGAGACTATTACGTCATTCGCAGTGCTTCACTGgagtgggcggagctaaagatcTATTTTGGTGCACTTTGTTTAACGCGATTCACTGATTGGTGAAGATTTCTTTGCAGAATCATTTGtaaatcatttttttatatcAGAAATTTCACTGATaaacacaaaaatgtaaaatatttagtgCTGATGACTTCAACAAAAGCATAAACCATCAATCACAGTGGAGCTGTCTTTAACAGTTTGTTATTCTTAAAAATCAATTCCCCTAAGGAAAAGATTATATTTATCCCTAGAACTGCTGTGCTCTGCTGTAACATATTGTGACTGCATGTGAACATAATAATCAATTCTGTAggcttttcattttgaaaaccagAGGTGCTCCATTCTGGAGATCTGTCTTTCTGCTAAAGTTCAGCTCCAATACACCCGAAATACCTAATTAAAATCTTCAAGAAGTGAAGATAATGAAGGTATCTCTCCAGGAACCAGACTGGGCAGCCTGTCTCAGATGGTGATCTGGTCTATCGAGTCTGACGGGTGAGAATTCACGCCATAAACACGACGAGTGTTCACGGGACCCACCTCATGGATACTTGTATAACTAACAAATGAATTCATATACTCAGGCTGCATTATTGAGCTGATGTTATCGATCTCATCAAGTAAATCAACAAGATCAGTTCAAAGCATATAAGACTAAAGACGTGTGAATGGCAGTGTTCCAGTGCTGTGATTATCTGTGCTTCATTCTGTCTTTGACGTCCGGAGGCAGAAGGTCCATCAGAGTGTCCTCCGCGATCAGAGCGGCCAGTTTCAGCGACAGACAGTCGGCGATCTCAGCGGGCAGAGCCTCCAGCCGGTTTCCCTTCAGCTCCAACCGAACCAGCTGAGCCAGATTCCCAACCCGCGGAGACAACGTGGAAATGCTGTTATTCCCCAGCGCCAGAATCTTCAGCCTCTTACAGGAGAACAGCTCCTCAGGGAGACTCTCCAGCGAGTTATAGGCCAGCGAGAGGAACTGCAGACACTGAAGGATGCCGATCTCCGAGGGCAGAGACGTCAGCTGGTTGTGGGAAAGGTCCAGATGTCGCAGTTTGGTGCAGTAACAGAGGCGAGGCGGAAGCCTGCGGATCTTATTCCAGCTGAGGTCCAGCGTCTCCAGGGCGCGGAGTTTGCTGATGTGCTCGGGGATGTAGGAGATGTCGTTGTGCCAGAGTTTGAGGACGGTCAGACGGCGGCAGTGCTGCAGACTCAAGATTTCTTCTACGGTGGTGAGCCGGTTCTCTCGAAGGTCCAGCTCCTGCAGGTGAGAGAGGCTGAAGACGGCGCTGGGGATCCGCTCGAGACCGCAGCCCGTCAGCTCCAGAGCGGCCAGGTTGACCAGCTTCTTGAGGCTGCTGAACACCTGAAGCCTGGTGCCCTCGTTGTGGACGCACAGTCGCAGGAGCTGATTGGAAACGTCCACGATGGCGGGCGGTATCTTGGTCAGCTTGCTGCGTAACGTCAGCGTGCGCAGATTCTTCAGCTCTCGTAAAGTGTCCAGGGACGGAGTGCGGGAGACCTCGCTGCTCAGAGGGCCGTTCAGGTGAAGCTCCTCCAGGTTCTGTAAGGTGTACATCCACAGCGGCACCTGGTCCGGGCTCTCGAAGGCCAAGCGCAGAACTTTCAGGTTCTCGCGCAGATGATTGAGGGCCGCCAGCTGGAGCTTGGCCGGACTGTGGTTCAACACCATCTCCTGTAAGGCGGTGAGCTGCGTCGCGGTTCCGGGGATAGTGACGTTACTTATCAGTTCCAGTTTGAGCGATTCGACCTCGGAAACCTCAAAGACGGTGTCCGGTAGCCCTGGCAGCATGAACAAGTGGAGCTCCAACCTCTCGCTGGAGTTGCGTGCCAGACGAGCCCGGAGTTTATCGCTCGTCCACTCGTGGTTGAGGTTCAGCTGCCGCAGGCGGCCCTCGCTCACCTCCGAGAGGAAGACGGCGAAGCGTTTGGAGTAGAGGGCGTCGTACTGGTCGCTGAGGTGCAGCAGAAACGCAAAGTCATTTTTGACATCCGGGATGTCGCTTATTCCCGTCTCCAAGCGAACCGCCTCAAAGGAATACTCCTTCAGCGGTCGATGAAACAGCCAATAAAGCGAATAAATGCACAGCACTCCGTACACCCCCACGAAGCATATATAGCAATATGCTAATTTGGAGAACAGATGCGCTTTATTGTAGTTACAGCAGAAGGCGCCAAAGCCCGTCAGATCCGGAGGCACCGAGCACATGACCACGATCTGGATGTTCGGAACCAGCACGATACTGTAGACGGTGATGAGAGCGAACTTGAAGACTTTCAGCGCCGTCTGCAGCACGTACATGAAGTAAAGCAGATCCGCCTCCTCCACGTGGGTCCGAAACTTCTTGACCTTTTCGAACAGGGCCTTGGCTTGCTCGCCCTCTTTCTTATCCAGGAGCGACGCGGCCGTCTGCGGTTCCGGCGATTTCTGGTCCGAGCCGGACTTTATGGAAGATCGGATCGGAGACGCCGCGTCGTCGTCATCGCGGTCCGCGGCCGATTTGTTCATCGTGTTCTTTCTCCAGACGACCATTCTCTCTTCTCGCCTTTCTTCGTAGACTTCGCTGATGGCTCTCGTGGTCCACGGAGAGTCGAAGCATTTCCCCAGTATGGTTACGAACAGCTCGATCTTGGACGACGTCCCTGGAAACTTGAACCAGAAGCTGCTGGCCACCATGAAGATCATGCTGTGGATGACCACCAGGTAGGGGAAGTATTTGCCGTACCAGTGCACGGCCCGCTCGTAGCAGAAGTGGTTGACGAACTCGTACTGATGGATATCGAGGCCGTTCTTCCTGCCGAACACCTCCACCACGTTTGGACTGAGATGTTTGGTGATGGCGAACTCCCACAGACTCTCGTTGTCCTTGTCCTGCCGTAGGTGACTGCAGTCCCTGTCTCCGCCGGAGAGATCCGTGAAGCGGTCCGGCAGGCAAGATATCTTGTCCTGAGTCAGCTGAGGAGAGATGGAGATTGTCTGAGCGTCAGTGATGAGGACACATGAAACATCACAATCATCTAATTACATTTACGCTACAAACATCTGCACGTTTCTGCCGGCGACCACAGGTTATCGCTGGCGGCTAATAAAAACGAGGCGGCAGATCGGTATCCAACAGGAGCCTGAAGACAAACACACCGCAGAGATGCATTATCTAATCAGCGAACGCTCTTGCCTCATCGCATTTCCTTATTGCACACATTCTTGATCAGAAGCCCATGCCCGTTCACGTGCCACCGCAGAACACTGAGCCAAGACACGCCGTTACTGACGGACTACAGAGAACAGCCTCTGATTCACAAAACATGAGACGCAGAGACAGAGACAGTGTTGTGAAGGATAACTTCATATAATGTGGCCAACTTCTGTACATCTGCACCAGACAGGACTGATATTGGAAAGAGACGTTTTCTGATACGTGTGGTATTTGGTGTTTGTTGTGGAGTAAAAATCACTGTCCACTTTCATTCAGCAGTAAAATGCAGCTCTAAGATTCGATAAAACATTTCCTCTTGTATTTAAGGAAGGAAAGAAAATCATACAGACAAtcttgagtaaataatgacacttTTCAGTCACTGATGAATAGTCTCCGTACACAACGTTTTGTATGACTTTGACTCATATCTGAGGTAAGTGTCTTTATATCATGACGAACATGAAGCTCTTGTGTCTGGATGGGACGGATCATGTCTACCTGAAGCGTGCAGCCGAACACTCCGATCATCAGCATAGCGATGCCCAGATACTCAGACAGGACGTCCCACCAGGGCTTCAGGACCCGAAACTGTGGGTTCTGGTCGGACGTAATGTTCCGGAACTCGTTCACAGGAATCATCTTCACACCTGCTTGAGGAGAAAGACAGATTCAGTCTTCAATAATTATGAAAATATCAGGTCATGAAATCAAATGCAAAATAATTTTGTTGACATAATGAACATTAGATGAATTACACTGGTTGTGTTCATCTGTGGGGGAGGATCTGCTTTATTACTGAACTTAGGACCATGTGACAGAGTTTCTGCAAACACCATCAGAAAACAAACTTCCTACAGTCATCATGTTGAACCGCATTAGAGATGTTCAGATTATCACTTCACCATCTCAGTCTGAGACTGACAATAATGATGTTAATTCATCATAAAACTGCTGAACACAGGTGAGTGGATACATGTGTTCATTTTCCAGTACAGTTGGTAGTTTACAGACttctaattaaatataaaattgtgcAATAAAAGCCGCTGATTCGAGTTCGACTTTATTGAGTTTAAGTGTAACTCACCTGCGCGTCCGTTTCTCAGCTCATGCACGAGCGCGTTTGCATCTCCAGGAGTTTGAAGCTGAAAACAGACTCTGTCCTCTGACTCTGAGAATGAACGACTTTCTACAGCAGAGTTTGTCCTCAGAGATTCGAGGCGGCCCTTCAAGCGCCTCCCAGAACAAGTTTGATCATGAGAACTAAATGAGTCAGAGATGAGATCTGTCAGCGGGAACAATCATTATAATCTTCATATAAACGCAATTAAACGGCCCTACAACAGATTCATATTTAGCTTTTATATTTCACTGTTACTTTTTGCCGGATTGACACAACAGTGTGGAATATTTAGAGAACGCGCGAACATCCGCTGGATTAaataaaccacacacacacacacacacacacacacacacacacacacacacacacacacacacacacactaaaacaCAACACGTTTTGTTATACTTTTAAACGCCAAATGTCTTTTCTAATATAGTGAAATTTCACTTGTGTGAACATTTTATGTCTCCTTATTAGTTATTAATCGGACAGATCACGATGTTATAATCATACGATGTGTATGGGCTCGCTTTCCTCCACTCAAAACATTTTCGTTTGAAACAGTAAATGTTGTTTGTAACTTAAACCTATTTTTCCCCCATTTACCCATCTATTATTATGATTACCATCATGTTTTAAATCTATATTTGGCGCCACTGGTATTGTGTTTTGGCGCCACCGCGCGAATCTCCTCACAAATGAACACAAACTACTGCAAGAAACATTCGCTTTTAATATACAATGTTTGTACAATGTATTCGTTGCTGTAAAATTTACAAAGCAGACTTTAAATAACCCTTTGTTCTTAATTTTGAAggattaaaaggaaaaaaatgcatccc from Garra rufa chromosome 12, GarRuf1.0, whole genome shotgun sequence harbors:
- the cdkn2d gene encoding cyclin-dependent kinase 4 inhibitor D yields the protein MLRVAACFSDRILRDRLMSVQLFQMMVLDGFGCGKSLSAAAAQGNVEAVRRILQDHRVEPDTLNEFGKTALQVMMMGCTSVACVLLEHGADPNLQDRCGVTPAHDAARTGFLDTLRVLVDYGASVNVPDHSGALPIHIAIREGHWDVAEYLAPLSNLGHQDGRGANALDVARDACALEMVELLERLMATGSN
- the LOC141347338 gene encoding volume-regulated anion channel subunit LRRC8C, with protein sequence MIPVNEFRNITSDQNPQFRVLKPWWDVLSEYLGIAMLMIGVFGCTLQLTQDKISCLPDRFTDLSGGDRDCSHLRQDKDNESLWEFAITKHLSPNVVEVFGRKNGLDIHQYEFVNHFCYERAVHWYGKYFPYLVVIHSMIFMVASSFWFKFPGTSSKIELFVTILGKCFDSPWTTRAISEVYEERREERMVVWRKNTMNKSAADRDDDDAASPIRSSIKSGSDQKSPEPQTAASLLDKKEGEQAKALFEKVKKFRTHVEEADLLYFMYVLQTALKVFKFALITVYSIVLVPNIQIVVMCSVPPDLTGFGAFCCNYNKAHLFSKLAYCYICFVGVYGVLCIYSLYWLFHRPLKEYSFEAVRLETGISDIPDVKNDFAFLLHLSDQYDALYSKRFAVFLSEVSEGRLRQLNLNHEWTSDKLRARLARNSSERLELHLFMLPGLPDTVFEVSEVESLKLELISNVTIPGTATQLTALQEMVLNHSPAKLQLAALNHLRENLKVLRLAFESPDQVPLWMYTLQNLEELHLNGPLSSEVSRTPSLDTLRELKNLRTLTLRSKLTKIPPAIVDVSNQLLRLCVHNEGTRLQVFSSLKKLVNLAALELTGCGLERIPSAVFSLSHLQELDLRENRLTTVEEILSLQHCRRLTVLKLWHNDISYIPEHISKLRALETLDLSWNKIRRLPPRLCYCTKLRHLDLSHNQLTSLPSEIGILQCLQFLSLAYNSLESLPEELFSCKRLKILALGNNSISTLSPRVGNLAQLVRLELKGNRLEALPAEIADCLSLKLAALIAEDTLMDLLPPDVKDRMKHR